The stretch of DNA CCTCAAGGTGAGCGTATCTAATAAGATATCGAAGCCCCTCTCCCTAGTAATGAGCGTGAGAGCTGGTCCACCGGCTTCTATCTCAGGAAGCTCAGAGGTTAAGTTCACGCTGGAAGCTGGGAAGGATAGGGAGTTCACATTCAAGATAAATGCCCCGGATGGCCTCCCCTCACCCCAGAACGTGAGCGTCTCGATACTCCTGAGGGAAGCTAATTCCAGCAAGCCGATATTCGCGAAATCCCTGCCCTTGAGGCTCCTGAGGAATTCCGTGCTGAACTTGGAGTCTAAGGTAGCTTCCCCCACATCCTCTCAGCTCAGGAAACCCGTCAACATAACTTTAACTTTCTCGAACAGGGGAGATCTACCTATAACAGATCTGACATTCGTCGAGAAGCTCTCCTCAGGCTTCGAGCTCGTCACCACATTCCCAGGCAACGGTACAGCTCTAGTCACATCTACGAACAGTTTAGGGAGCTATGTGATGCCCCAACCACTGGCTCCTGGCTCTAAAATGACTCTAGTCTATCAAGTCACTCCAGTCGATGCTCCACCGGGGCCCCAGACTGTATCCACTACTCTCATAACTTATACGGATGCTAGGGGGGAGAGGCACAACTTGAGCAAGGATGTGAAGATAACGGTGCTCAGGCCGTACTTACTGATATCCTCGAACGTGTCCTCCCTGAAGATGGAGTGGGATGAGGAGAAAATGATACTGATAGCTCTATCCAACGTGGGGAATGAGGACGCCACTGAGGTGAGCTTAAAGATGGCATCTGGGGAGGGGCTCTCCCTGAACTTGAGCACGATACCGAAGGAAGTGATGTACAGACCTAACCCGGATGGCTCCCTCCTCCTGAGGATAGATAAAGTAGCTTCGGGCACCACGATAACGATACCGGTGAGGGTGAGGGCGATTAACTTCTACCCATCCCCAGAACTCGGGACCTTCTTGAGCTTCAGTTATGAGTACAAGGACTCGATAGGGAGGACCATGCCCGGCTACTCCGGATCCAATATAGTTAAGGTGACTCTCTCAGTCTCCAAGACCTTCTTATACATAGTATCAGCGCTAATAATAGTTTCAGCTGTCCTAATAGCTATAAGGATAAGGAACAGGGTTAAGAGCACTAGGAGGAGCCCTCTCCTAACTGAGAGGAGGAAGAGGGGGAGGATACCCTTTGGGAGTTAAGTACTTACTGGTAGCCATACTGATAGTGGTCATAGCTGCAGCTACTTACCTGCTGATAGGGATGCCCAAGCGTGAGGAGAGGCCGGAGGGGAGCTGGAAAGTCACTATAGCTTATCCGGCTGGGCAGTCATCGGGGGGCATAGCCCTATCATCTTACTCGATAACGATGGCACTGAGCTTCTTCTCCGGCGGCAAGATAAATGAGACCAATATAGCAGTCGGGCCCCTGGGTACCGTTAAGGAGGGGAACGTGACCATAGTACTGAGGATATCGAATGAGACGAGCATAAGGATATTCCCGAGTAACTCCACTTTAGTGGTCCAGGGGGAGGATCAGGACGGCCTCTTCGCAGCGACCGATAGGCTCATTCTAGCGATAGCTGGCGATTATGCCCTCGATTTGGATAACAGTAGGAATTACCTCCTAGTCGTGAGGCCCTCGGACGGCAAGAGTGTTGGGTTGCAATGGCTAGGGGGCTACAGCATTCAGCAAGCGAAGAGAGTCCCTATATACGTCCATGGTGGTCAAGTGAACCTCATGCAATTCCTATTGGGCCCATTCTCACCATAGCTAAGGCCCTCTATTCCCTTTCTCGATCACAACTGGAAGATGCCCTCCGGAGTGAAAGATCTGTGAGTTTTAACATAGAGAGCCGGATCTATGTGTCGGATCTCTTAGAATTGAACGAGCGGATAGTCTATCTAATCCAGGTACTCTTGGATCATAATTCCATTCGCTCCTTATACTCCCGATGAACGCCCCAGGATGGGGAGCCCATGTGATCGGCATAACTCTTGAACTTATAGGAGATTTTATTGGGGATAAGATAAATCATTCGATCGAAAAAACGGGCCCGGGGGGACTTGAACCCCCGACCTGCGGCTTAGAAGGCCGCCGCTCTATCCTTGCTGAGCTACGGGCCCAACTACGCTCATTGCCGAAATCATAATTAATAAAGGTGATCCCATGTGACCCCGATGGGGATGAGGCTCAAGTTAATAACCTTAATCATGGTGTGCATCCTCTCGATCCCCAGCCTCCCTAATGTATCAGCTCAGGAAGTTAGGTACGATTGGCTGGGGCTGACTATGAAAGAGGGGACTACTATAGACCTCCCCGGTGGCTATAAACTTCAAGCTAAGATAGATTTCATAGGAGGAGTCGCAGCTTATGCTGTCAAGGCTCAGGTCTACAAGGGGAGCATGGACAATCCATGCTTGACGGGAGGAGGAGCCTGGGCTTACATGGAGGGCGGAGGCACGCTACCGACGAGAACTGAGATAGTCGTTAAGGAGAACTGCCCGTTTGATAAGGGGGGGAATATACTCTATAGGATCATAATAAAGGGTGATGAGAGCAGTAGGGAGAATAAGACGATAGCGTTCGATATAATAGATTCGATATATTCTCCAGATGCCAATCTCACGCTAAACATAGGTTTCCCGAAGTATAAGGAGTACGATGCAGCCAGCTCTCGAGTGATCATCCCCGTGACGCTGAGGAACGATGGTCCCGCGTCCATAAGCTGGGTGAAGGCCCTGGTGACTTGGGGGAGGCTGGAGGGGGAGGGCTCGATAAACTTGACGCAACCCTTCCCGCCGGGACTCTCATACTCCCCCACATCGAGTAGCGCCAACTACACATTCGGAGGCCTGGATGTCAATAGATCCTACAACATGAGCCTCATGTTCGTCGCGGGACCGGGTCAGTACAAGTATGGGAACTACAGCGTCAACTTCCTAATCTATTACGGGACTAAGTTCAGGTACGAGGGGTTCAATGCGACTAGGAACGTGAAGATATTCAGGTACGATCCATCAGCGTATAAGGTAGTTAGAGATAGCGTCAAGCTGATCTTCGGCTTGAAATACAAGGGGAGGGTGGGGAATCCGTCAGTGAGCATAATAGCTGAGAGGCCCACGGGGGATATGGAGGTGGATGAGGGAGCTCCTATATCATTCAGCTTCTACCTCCAGAACACAGGGGCTGATTCAGCTTATAACGTCACGATAAGGGTTAACGTCAACCCCGATCTACCCACTGAGATAACGGCCCCGTCCTCAGTCGCGGGGAGGTCGTTCCCTATAGTGGTCACGGGGGAGATGCCGCCCAAAGCCAGGAGCGAAAAGGTGGAGTTCAGGATAGTCGTGCCCAAGGGATCCGGGGGCACTATATACAGAGTGAATATAACAGCGGGTTACTTCGACATAAGGAATAAGTACTACGAAGCTACCAGGTTCTTCACGATAACCGTTAGGCAGCCGGGCGTATCGAAGCTCTACGTCACAAAGACTATATCCTCCTCCACAGTGCCAGTCAACGGCACTATAGAGGTTAACGTTATAGTGAGCAATAACGGCACTGCGGCAGCTAGTAGAGTGACTATAGAGGACGATTTCCCGAGGGACTTATTCAAGTTGATCTCTGGGGATACGAGACTCACGGCGAGCAGCTTGTCCCCTGGAGGAGTCCTGGCCCTATCTTACAAGCTTAGAGCAGTAAGAGAGGGGGTAGCTACATTCGGGTCAGCTAAGGTGACTTATGTAGATCCTCAGGAGGGCCAGAAGACGATATTATCTTCGATGAAGTCCCCAGTCGTCGTGACGGTAGTCAAGCCGGAGCTCTCAGTGAGGGTCGAGGACATACCCCCCAACGTGACGAACGTGAACTCCCTGATCCAATTCTCGATATACATGATGAACAAGGGGAATGGGGATGCTAAGAAGCTTAGCGTTGAGATGGAATTCAGCCCGGGCCTCTACATGGTCAACCCCCCGAATTTAGAGAAGGGGGAAGGTGTTGTGTGCGATCAGCCGACTTGGGAGCCGAGGGAAGCTTCCGTTAAGCTAGTCCTGAGTTGCGATACTGTGAAGCCCCAGGGCTTCGTCAAGATGGTACTGAGCTTGAAGGCGCAGACCACTGGGAAGCAGTGGATAAGGGTCAACAGCATATCCTACTTAACGCCGGACGGCTCCTCTAAGATAAGCGTACCTACATCTTACAGTTACAGCACGGTGGTCGTCACTCCATTCGAGACCAGAGTGTTCTACTTGTCGATATTCACCTTCTCAGTCCTATTAGTGGCTATGTTCGTCATAGGGGTCACTAGGGGCTTCGGCGTGAGCTTGGGTAGGAGGGTGAGGAGGAGGGTGGGTGGCTTCGAGAGCTAACTTTAAAATGTGATGACACGCGATTGGGTGGGGTGGACGCTATGGGAATGGAGTACATATATGCGGCTTTGATGTTGCATGAGCTAAAGGGGAAAGTCGAGGCGAGTGACTTAGAGCAAGTCCTCAGGGCCGCGGGGGCTGAGCCAGATCAGGCCAGGATAAAGCAGTTAGTGAACGCTATATCGAACGTGAACTT from Candidatus Korarchaeum sp. encodes:
- a CDS encoding terpene cyclase/mutase family protein, yielding MLRKSSLLLIILLLSSCSSMGQDSRGIIERAVEGPMKSVSSVPDFKSISEIPSGSYGYVNGVLYVDKSGFTFGAIPDLEFNIYAALILGEALQAYNFASLDPSSVSNARARLSSIANWLSQQAIDGLWGSDISGKLADVYFSSLAIRAISLAISSGSLPKDKLSSLSNSVSRMVSLQDEGGGWGRIPQADVFQMKQPTPSVTASVLKALLSAREAGLRVPDSSINKALNYLAATASRSGNMVYWEESGSKALYVTGEVGDAIAEALYQGYSFDESMIRGLINYLDASVRKSYSAGTYDFMTASALNVLSKLSSLGYLETDKLVSNYGAIMVDLANTIRPDGLFTDFPYIWLRYSYTYPYVAVFTNWLRITSVSSNAYFVGGYGDYQPTVLVEGTSLNLKVSVSNKISKPLSLVMSVRAGPPASISGSSEVKFTLEAGKDREFTFKINAPDGLPSPQNVSVSILLREANSSKPIFAKSLPLRLLRNSVLNLESKVASPTSSQLRKPVNITLTFSNRGDLPITDLTFVEKLSSGFELVTTFPGNGTALVTSTNSLGSYVMPQPLAPGSKMTLVYQVTPVDAPPGPQTVSTTLITYTDARGERHNLSKDVKITVLRPYLLISSNVSSLKMEWDEEKMILIALSNVGNEDATEVSLKMASGEGLSLNLSTIPKEVMYRPNPDGSLLLRIDKVASGTTITIPVRVRAINFYPSPELGTFLSFSYEYKDSIGRTMPGYSGSNIVKVTLSVSKTFLYIVSALIIVSAVLIAIRIRNRVKSTRRSPLLTERRKRGRIPFGS
- a CDS encoding DUF11 domain-containing protein, yielding MRLKLITLIMVCILSIPSLPNVSAQEVRYDWLGLTMKEGTTIDLPGGYKLQAKIDFIGGVAAYAVKAQVYKGSMDNPCLTGGGAWAYMEGGGTLPTRTEIVVKENCPFDKGGNILYRIIIKGDESSRENKTIAFDIIDSIYSPDANLTLNIGFPKYKEYDAASSRVIIPVTLRNDGPASISWVKALVTWGRLEGEGSINLTQPFPPGLSYSPTSSSANYTFGGLDVNRSYNMSLMFVAGPGQYKYGNYSVNFLIYYGTKFRYEGFNATRNVKIFRYDPSAYKVVRDSVKLIFGLKYKGRVGNPSVSIIAERPTGDMEVDEGAPISFSFYLQNTGADSAYNVTIRVNVNPDLPTEITAPSSVAGRSFPIVVTGEMPPKARSEKVEFRIVVPKGSGGTIYRVNITAGYFDIRNKYYEATRFFTITVRQPGVSKLYVTKTISSSTVPVNGTIEVNVIVSNNGTAAASRVTIEDDFPRDLFKLISGDTRLTASSLSPGGVLALSYKLRAVREGVATFGSAKVTYVDPQEGQKTILSSMKSPVVVTVVKPELSVRVEDIPPNVTNVNSLIQFSIYMMNKGNGDAKKLSVEMEFSPGLYMVNPPNLEKGEGVVCDQPTWEPREASVKLVLSCDTVKPQGFVKMVLSLKAQTTGKQWIRVNSISYLTPDGSSKISVPTSYSYSTVVVTPFETRVFYLSIFTFSVLLVAMFVIGVTRGFGVSLGRRVRRRVGGFES